A window from Symphalangus syndactylus isolate Jambi chromosome 22, NHGRI_mSymSyn1-v2.1_pri, whole genome shotgun sequence encodes these proteins:
- the LOC129472052 gene encoding LOW QUALITY PROTEIN: olfactory receptor 4Q2-like (The sequence of the model RefSeq protein was modified relative to this genomic sequence to represent the inferred CDS: inserted 2 bases in 2 codons; deleted 1 base in 1 codon): protein MDKNQTEVVREFFLSGFSQTSSIEAGLFVLFLFFYVSTWVGNVLIMLTVXSDKYLNSSPMYFLLGNVSFLDLCYSTVTTPKLLADFLNHENLISYDQCIVQLLFLHFVGAAEMFLLTVMAYDCYVAICRPLHYTTVMSRGLCCVLDAASWIGGFVHSTVQTILTIRLPFCGPNQVDNLFCDVPPXIKLACAYTFVIELLMVSNSGLISTISFVVLISSYTTILVKIHSKEGRRKALSTCASHLMVVTLFFGPFAFIYARPFSTFSVDKMVSVLYNVITPMLNPLIYTLQNKEVNPAMQKLWVRNGLTWKKQET, encoded by the exons ATGgataaaaatcaaacagaagtggtgagagaatTTTTCTTGTCAGGCTTCTCACAGACATCATCTATTGAAGCAGGGCTATttgtactatttcttttcttctatgtgTCCACTTGGGTTGGCAATGTCCTCATCATGCTCACAG GATCTGATAAATACCTGAATTCATCACCCATGTATTTCCTTCTTGGCAACGTCTCATTTCTGGACCTATGTTATTCAACAGTAACGACCCCTAAGCTTCTGGCTGACTTCCTTAATCATGAAAATCTCATTTCCTATGACCAATGCATTGTGCAACTCCTCTTCCTGCATTTTGTAGGGGCAGCAGAGATGTTCCTGCTCACAGTGATGGCCTACGATTGCTATGTTGCAATCTGTCGCCCCCTGCACTACACCACTGTCATGAGTCGG GGGTTATGCTGTGTGTTGGATGCTGCCTCCTGGATAGGAGGATTTGTGCACTCCACTGTCCAGACCATTCTCACTATCCGTCTACCCTTTTGTGGGCCAAATCAGGTGGACAACCTTTTTTGTGATGTTCCCC TCATCAAACTTGCTTGTGCTTACACTTTTGTCATTGAATTGCTCATGGTATCTAACAGTGGGTTGATCTCCACCATCTCCTTTGTGGTGCTGATTTCCTCCTACACCACTATCCTAGTCAAGATTCACTCCAAGGAAGGAAGGCGAAAGGCACTCTCCACGTGTGCCTCTCACCTCATGGTGGTAACACTCTTTTTTGGACCCTTTGCTTTCATCTATGCTCGTCCTTTCTCTACATTTTCTGTGGACAAGATGGTGTCTGTACTCTACAATGTTATTACCCCAATGCTAAACCCCCTCATCTACACACTTCAGAACAAAGAGGTAAATCCAGCCATGCAGAAGCTCTGGGTCAGAAATGGACTTACTTGGAAAAAGCAGGAGACATGA